In one window of Cellulophaga sp. HaHa_2_95 DNA:
- the mutS gene encoding DNA mismatch repair protein MutS: MNQYNTIKKKYPDALLLFRVGDFYETFGDDAIKASQILGITLTHRNNGGEKTELAGFPHHSVNTYLPKLVKAGHRVAICDQLEDPKQTKTIVKRGVTELVTPGVAFNDDILSAKSNNFLAAVHFGRKGIGVAFLDISTGEFLTSEGTEDQVDKLLQNFAPNEILVSKSHKKEFIDTFGKQFHTFFMEDWVFQDDYALETLTNHFKTKSLKGFGVDHLNLGITAAGVALHYLTETQHRQLQHITKLERIAEEEYIWMDRFTIRNLELYHANNSNAITLLDIIDKTISPMGGRMLKRWLALPLKNIEKIKRRHEVVSHLKSNETIHSKFQNHIKQIGDLERLISKVATGKINPKEVIQLKNSLEAIVPIKQLCVQSKNEAVKFIGDQLHACDLLRSKIKEMIHEEAPVNMLKGTTIAKGYSEELDELRGLAFSGKDYLNKMLERETERTGISSLKIASNNVFGYYIEVRNTHKDKVPEEWIRKQTLVNAERYITEELKEYEGKILGAEERILTLEQELFAQLIMWMQEYISPVQNNAFQIAQLDCLCGFTQLAKENNYTLPIINDTTEIEIINGRHPVIEKQLPLGEIYIANDVILNRDEQQIIMITGPNMSGKSAILRQTALIVLLAQMGSFVPAEQAKIGFVDKIFTRVGASDNISMGESTFMVEMNETASILNNLSERSLVLLDEIGRGTSTYDGISIAWAISEYLHEHPARAKTLFATHYHEINEMATTFERIKNYNVSVKELKDNVLFLRKLTPGGSEHSFGIHVAKMAGMPQQVIAKANKILKKLEKSHSSEELTGKLKDAQEEMQLSFFNLDDPLLQQVKEEITHLDINTLTPVEALMKLNEIKRLLTKKENA; the protein is encoded by the coding sequence ATGAATCAATACAACACCATCAAGAAGAAATATCCTGATGCATTGCTATTGTTTCGTGTTGGTGATTTTTATGAAACGTTTGGAGATGACGCTATCAAAGCTTCACAAATATTAGGGATAACACTTACCCATAGAAATAATGGCGGTGAAAAAACGGAATTAGCAGGTTTCCCGCATCATTCTGTAAATACCTATTTACCTAAATTAGTAAAAGCAGGACATCGCGTGGCAATCTGCGATCAACTTGAAGACCCTAAACAAACAAAAACCATTGTCAAGCGTGGCGTTACAGAATTAGTAACTCCCGGAGTAGCTTTTAATGATGATATTTTAAGTGCAAAAAGCAATAATTTTCTTGCCGCAGTACATTTTGGAAGAAAAGGCATAGGCGTTGCATTTTTAGACATCTCTACTGGAGAATTTTTAACTTCTGAAGGCACAGAAGACCAAGTAGATAAACTATTGCAAAATTTTGCTCCAAATGAAATTCTTGTCTCCAAGTCTCACAAAAAAGAATTTATAGACACGTTTGGAAAGCAGTTCCACACCTTTTTTATGGAAGATTGGGTTTTTCAAGATGACTATGCTTTGGAAACACTCACCAATCATTTTAAGACTAAAAGCTTAAAAGGTTTTGGCGTTGACCATTTGAATCTTGGTATTACGGCTGCAGGAGTAGCCCTGCATTACCTTACAGAAACTCAGCATAGGCAATTGCAACACATTACTAAATTAGAGCGTATTGCAGAAGAAGAGTACATTTGGATGGACCGCTTTACCATTCGTAATCTAGAATTATACCACGCCAATAATAGTAATGCGATTACGCTTCTTGACATCATTGATAAAACAATTTCTCCTATGGGAGGAAGAATGTTAAAACGTTGGCTAGCCCTACCGCTAAAAAATATTGAAAAAATTAAAAGAAGACACGAAGTTGTTTCTCATTTAAAAAGCAATGAAACCATACACTCTAAATTTCAAAACCACATAAAGCAAATTGGAGATTTAGAGCGTTTAATTTCTAAAGTTGCTACCGGTAAAATTAATCCTAAAGAAGTCATCCAGTTAAAAAATTCTCTTGAAGCAATTGTACCCATCAAGCAACTTTGCGTGCAGAGCAAAAATGAGGCTGTAAAATTTATTGGAGACCAATTGCATGCCTGCGATTTATTGCGTTCTAAAATTAAGGAGATGATTCACGAAGAAGCTCCTGTGAATATGCTTAAAGGTACTACCATAGCTAAAGGTTATTCCGAAGAGTTAGACGAATTAAGAGGCTTAGCCTTTTCCGGTAAAGATTACCTCAATAAAATGCTGGAGCGAGAAACGGAACGTACTGGTATTAGTTCTTTAAAAATAGCCTCCAATAATGTATTTGGATATTATATTGAAGTACGTAATACACATAAAGATAAGGTTCCTGAAGAGTGGATTAGAAAACAAACACTCGTTAATGCAGAGCGCTATATCACTGAAGAACTAAAAGAATATGAGGGCAAAATTTTAGGTGCCGAAGAACGAATTCTGACTTTAGAACAAGAACTATTCGCGCAACTTATTATGTGGATGCAAGAATATATTTCTCCTGTTCAGAATAATGCTTTTCAAATAGCGCAATTAGATTGTCTTTGCGGCTTCACTCAATTAGCCAAAGAAAACAACTATACGTTACCGATTATAAATGATACGACAGAAATTGAAATTATCAATGGTAGACATCCTGTTATTGAAAAGCAACTTCCACTAGGCGAAATTTATATAGCCAATGATGTTATTTTGAATAGGGACGAGCAACAGATTATTATGATTACTGGTCCTAACATGAGCGGTAAATCTGCCATTTTGAGACAAACTGCACTTATTGTACTTCTAGCTCAAATGGGAAGCTTTGTTCCTGCAGAACAAGCCAAAATTGGCTTTGTAGATAAAATATTTACACGCGTAGGTGCAAGCGATAACATCTCTATGGGAGAATCTACTTTTATGGTAGAAATGAATGAAACTGCTTCTATCCTGAACAACCTCTCTGAACGTAGTTTAGTATTACTGGACGAAATTGGTAGAGGAACGAGTACCTATGATGGTATTTCTATCGCTTGGGCGATTTCTGAATACCTACACGAACACCCTGCGCGAGCAAAAACCCTATTTGCCACCCATTACCATGAAATTAATGAAATGGCCACCACCTTTGAGCGTATTAAGAATTACAATGTCTCCGTAAAGGAACTTAAAGACAACGTTCTTTTTTTACGTAAGCTTACACCAGGTGGTAGTGAACATAGTTTTGGAATACATGTAGCAAAGATGGCCGGAATGCCACAACAGGTAATTGCAAAAGCCAATAAGATTCTAAAAAAACTAGAAAAATCGCATTCTAGTGAAGAACTTACCGGAAAATTAAAAGATGCCCAAGAAGAAATGCAATTAAGTTTCTTCAATTTAGATGATCCACTGCTTCAACAAGTCAAAGAAGAAATTACTCATTTAGACATAAATACGCTTACTCCAGTAGAAGCTTTGATGAAATTGAATGAAATTAAACGTCTTTTAACCAAAAAAGAAAATGCTTAA
- a CDS encoding RNA methyltransferase has translation MRKLKNSELERLDVDEFKEAEKTPLIIVLDNIRSLNNIGSVFRTADAFLIEKIYLCGITAQPPHKDIHKTALGATDSVVWEYAENTMDVIKSLKKNKVTTLAIEQAENAVFLNDFQVSKDQKYALIFGNEVKGVSQEVVSSSDAVIEIPQYGTKHSLNISVSAGVVIWDLWAKLTT, from the coding sequence ATGCGAAAATTAAAGAATAGTGAACTAGAACGTTTAGATGTAGACGAATTTAAAGAAGCCGAGAAAACTCCGTTGATTATTGTTCTAGATAATATCAGAAGTTTAAATAATATAGGTTCTGTTTTCAGAACGGCCGATGCATTTTTAATAGAAAAGATATACCTATGTGGTATCACGGCGCAGCCGCCTCATAAAGATATTCATAAAACAGCCTTGGGAGCAACAGATAGTGTGGTTTGGGAATATGCGGAAAATACCATGGACGTGATTAAGTCTTTAAAGAAAAATAAAGTAACCACTTTAGCTATTGAACAAGCAGAGAATGCTGTTTTTTTAAATGATTTTCAAGTGTCTAAAGATCAGAAATATGCTTTAATTTTTGGGAATGAAGTAAAGGGTGTTTCTCAAGAAGTAGTTTCTAGTAGTGATGCGGTTATTGAAATTCCGCAATACGGTACAAAACACTCTTTAAATATTTCTGTAAGTGCAGGAGTGGTAATTTGGGATTTATGGGCGAAGTTAACTACGTAG
- a CDS encoding queuosine precursor transporter → MTTADKRFAFKLYLFLAALFITSLVVSNLIFQKFFYWKPFGDVTIFGASLFEVSVGILPYPITFLITDLISEMYGRKKANQVVTAGIFASFFSMGIVLLANYVPAIEGSPVQDDTFNHVFALSPIAVLASMIAYLLAQYIDVAIYHFWKNLTKGKHLWLRNNFSTFLSQFIDTFVVVGLLCIFKVLPWSLFKGLVISGFIFKIIIAFLDTPFLYFCVYLCRKRFKLKVGEEIVFDY, encoded by the coding sequence ATGACTACAGCAGATAAAAGGTTCGCTTTTAAACTATATTTATTTTTAGCAGCATTGTTTATTACCTCTTTGGTGGTATCTAATCTCATCTTTCAAAAGTTTTTCTATTGGAAACCTTTTGGAGATGTAACAATTTTTGGCGCAAGTTTATTTGAGGTTTCTGTAGGTATTTTGCCGTACCCTATTACTTTTTTAATTACAGATCTTATCTCAGAAATGTATGGAAGGAAAAAAGCGAACCAAGTAGTTACTGCAGGTATTTTTGCTTCGTTCTTTTCTATGGGAATTGTTTTATTGGCCAATTACGTTCCTGCTATTGAAGGTTCTCCTGTGCAGGATGATACTTTTAATCATGTGTTTGCTTTGTCGCCCATTGCGGTTTTAGCTTCCATGATAGCCTATCTGCTGGCGCAATATATAGATGTAGCTATTTATCATTTCTGGAAAAACTTAACTAAAGGAAAGCATTTGTGGCTCCGTAATAATTTTTCAACATTCTTATCTCAATTTATAGACACCTTTGTGGTCGTAGGTTTGTTATGTATTTTCAAAGTTTTGCCATGGAGCCTCTTTAAAGGGCTTGTAATTAGTGGCTTTATTTTTAAGATAATTATAGCATTTCTAGATACTCCTTTCCTGTATTTTTGCGTATATCTATGTAGAAAACGATTCAAGCTAAAGGTTGGTGAAGAAATAGTTTTCGATTATTAA
- the folK gene encoding 2-amino-4-hydroxy-6-hydroxymethyldihydropteridine diphosphokinase: protein MNNPKIIYLSLGSNLGNKLYNLQSAIFKISENISAVAAISNVYESPSWGFESEDFYNCCIAIQSNMLPELMLQKIHVIEKSLGRVRNNTEGYAARSIDIDILYYDYDIINSSTLTLPHPALQDRKFVLKPLSDIAPQFYHPIFNKDTRNMIQMCRDKSTVTKTNLKLYKTRELLFSKLNFIAIEGNIGAGKTTLASKISDDFNAKLILERFADNPFLPKFYEDQARYAFPLEMSFLAERYQQFTDDTSQFDLFKSFMVSDYDIFKSLIFAKVTLQEEEFKLYRKVFNFMHKEVKKPGLYVYLYQNTERLLENIKKRDRDYEQNIPSDYLEKINRGYLDFIKSAPDHNTLIIDISELDFVQKEKDYNFIVDQIIEYSVGVNN from the coding sequence ATGAACAACCCCAAAATAATATATTTATCGTTAGGTAGTAATCTTGGCAACAAGCTCTACAACCTGCAAAGCGCAATTTTCAAAATTTCCGAAAATATTAGCGCGGTTGCTGCTATTTCAAATGTGTACGAGAGTCCGTCTTGGGGCTTCGAGTCCGAAGATTTCTATAATTGTTGCATTGCCATACAATCCAACATGCTTCCAGAGCTTATGCTTCAGAAAATACATGTGATTGAAAAAAGCTTAGGTCGCGTTAGAAACAATACCGAAGGTTATGCAGCACGAAGTATTGATATAGATATTCTTTATTATGACTATGACATCATCAACTCTAGTACCTTAACATTACCACACCCAGCCTTACAGGATAGAAAGTTTGTTTTAAAACCGTTAAGTGATATAGCTCCGCAATTTTATCATCCTATATTTAATAAAGATACCCGCAACATGATACAAATGTGCCGTGACAAAAGTACGGTTACGAAAACTAATTTAAAGCTTTATAAAACGCGCGAATTACTTTTCTCTAAACTGAACTTTATTGCCATTGAAGGTAACATTGGAGCAGGAAAAACAACCTTAGCAAGTAAAATATCGGATGACTTTAATGCCAAGTTAATTTTAGAGCGCTTTGCAGACAACCCTTTTCTCCCTAAGTTTTATGAAGATCAAGCGCGTTACGCTTTCCCGCTAGAAATGTCTTTTCTTGCTGAGCGATACCAGCAGTTCACAGATGATACCTCGCAATTTGACCTCTTCAAGAGTTTTATGGTGAGTGATTATGACATCTTTAAATCGTTGATTTTCGCCAAAGTAACCCTACAGGAAGAAGAGTTTAAACTGTACCGAAAAGTTTTTAATTTCATGCATAAAGAAGTTAAAAAACCAGGGTTATACGTTTACTTATATCAAAATACAGAACGCCTTTTAGAAAATATCAAGAAAAGAGATCGCGATTACGAACAAAATATCCCTTCTGATTACTTAGAAAAAATTAATCGTGGGTACTTAGATTTCATTAAAAGTGCTCCCGATCATAATACTTTAATTATTGATATTAGCGAATTGGATTTCGTTCAGAAAGAAAAGGATTACAATTTTATTGTAGACCAAATAATTGAATACAGCGTAGGAGTAAATAATTAA
- the sppA gene encoding signal peptide peptidase SppA yields MKFLRNLLAAIIGCLIAFGVLFGMFLIFVALLGSEDGEKTIKSNSVLEIQIQNPVQDYVGRDESDPFAGLFQQAQGLNEIIHAIKVAKNDSKIKGISINNNFIIAGLSQTQAIRNALEDFKTSGKFIYAYADIYVQKDFYLASVADSLFLNEVGSLDFKGLSSEVLFYKDLQEKTGIKMEVIRHGKYKSAVEPYLTNEMSEANRTQIKELLNSLWGSMVDEIAVSRNMSSENLNVIADTLGGRMPRLAKESGLVDGVLFFDQYEHKLKNAAKIAIEEDINYVSLEDYIDTANKTKLYKGDDKIAVIYAQGEILYGEGGPDIIGQGIINSSLKKAREDDAVKAIVLRVNSPGGSALTSDIIWREIELTKAIKPVVVSMGDVAASGGYYIAVGADKIFAEPTTITGSIGVFGTIPNATELAENIGINAEQVGTNKNSVDYSLFEPMTDGFRNMIQESVEGTYNTFLERVAEGRKITVAEADSMAQGRVWSGVDAKNLGLVDELGSLDDAIKSAAELADVASYGIKIFPKYKSGFERFMEDYGGASSKIKQDFIREELGLEAYSILKEVKAAMGQEGVQARVPFVLSIK; encoded by the coding sequence ATGAAATTTTTAAGAAATCTTTTAGCAGCCATTATAGGGTGCTTAATTGCGTTTGGTGTTTTATTTGGAATGTTTTTAATTTTTGTAGCACTTCTAGGCAGCGAAGATGGTGAAAAAACAATTAAAAGTAACTCCGTTTTAGAAATTCAAATACAAAATCCCGTACAAGACTATGTTGGTCGTGATGAATCAGATCCTTTTGCAGGTTTGTTTCAGCAAGCGCAAGGTTTAAATGAAATCATACATGCAATCAAAGTTGCTAAAAATGATAGCAAGATTAAAGGGATTAGCATTAATAATAACTTTATAATTGCAGGATTGTCGCAAACACAAGCCATTCGTAACGCTTTAGAAGATTTTAAAACTTCAGGTAAATTTATATACGCCTATGCTGATATATATGTACAGAAAGATTTTTATTTAGCATCTGTCGCAGATAGTTTGTTTTTAAATGAAGTAGGTTCATTAGACTTTAAGGGGCTTTCTTCAGAAGTTCTTTTTTATAAAGACTTGCAGGAAAAAACAGGGATCAAAATGGAGGTTATTCGTCATGGAAAATATAAGAGTGCTGTAGAGCCTTATTTAACCAATGAAATGAGTGAAGCCAACAGAACTCAAATAAAAGAATTGCTTAATTCTCTTTGGGGCTCCATGGTAGATGAAATTGCGGTAAGCAGAAATATGTCTTCTGAGAATTTAAATGTTATCGCAGATACACTGGGAGGTAGAATGCCAAGATTAGCAAAAGAATCTGGTTTAGTAGATGGCGTGTTGTTTTTTGATCAGTATGAGCATAAACTTAAAAATGCGGCAAAAATAGCGATAGAGGAAGATATTAATTATGTCTCTCTTGAAGATTATATTGATACGGCAAATAAAACCAAGTTGTATAAAGGCGATGATAAAATTGCTGTAATTTATGCGCAAGGTGAAATTTTATACGGAGAAGGTGGGCCAGATATAATAGGTCAAGGAATCATTAATTCATCACTTAAAAAAGCAAGAGAAGATGATGCCGTTAAAGCAATTGTACTTCGTGTAAACTCTCCAGGAGGTAGTGCCTTAACTTCTGATATTATTTGGAGGGAAATAGAACTTACTAAAGCAATTAAGCCCGTGGTAGTTTCTATGGGAGATGTGGCGGCTTCAGGAGGGTATTATATTGCGGTAGGGGCAGATAAGATTTTTGCAGAGCCTACAACAATAACAGGGTCAATTGGGGTCTTTGGTACTATTCCTAATGCGACAGAATTAGCTGAAAATATAGGAATAAATGCAGAACAAGTAGGGACTAATAAAAACTCAGTAGACTACTCTCTGTTTGAGCCTATGACAGACGGATTTAGAAATATGATACAAGAAAGTGTAGAAGGCACTTATAATACGTTTTTAGAACGTGTGGCAGAAGGAAGAAAAATTACTGTGGCAGAAGCAGATAGTATGGCGCAAGGTAGAGTTTGGAGTGGAGTTGATGCCAAGAATCTTGGTTTGGTAGATGAATTAGGAAGTTTAGATGACGCTATTAAAAGCGCGGCAGAATTAGCTGATGTTGCTAGTTACGGCATAAAAATATTTCCAAAATATAAGTCTGGTTTTGAGCGTTTTATGGAAGATTATGGAGGGGCTAGTTCTAAAATTAAGCAAGACTTTATTCGTGAAGAACTTGGTTTAGAAGCGTATTCAATCCTAAAAGAAGTGAAAGCGGCAATGGGTCAAGAAGGGGTGCAAGCTAGGGTGCCTTTTGTATTAAGTATAAAATAA
- a CDS encoding AsmA-like C-terminal region-containing protein, translated as MKKKILKIVGIVLLLFVIILIAAPFFLKGKIAEIIKSKVNNSITATFDFEDADLTLFTSFPNAKLTMNNISLVNKAPFVGDTLFSSKEVALNMSINELFKGADEAIAISSLTIDGALVNILVNEEGVANYDIAVEDASAPAAEESEASSNFTFSMDSYAINNARIKYLDKATGMRFELVDMNHSGTGDLSLEKSELDTKTSGLVSFEMDSTNYLNKNPIKLDALIGVDLATSTYSFLKNEALINQLALVFDGFIKLNDDSQEIDISFKTPSSDFKNFLAVIPEAYSKNIENVKTTGNFSIAGRFNGIVDDTHIPKFKIDINSDNASFKYPDLPKAVRNVFIDTEITNETGIVDDTYVDIRKLSFMIDEDKFNMVANIKDLMGNTKVKSHIDGKMNLANIAKAYPVPVDLKLEGLLSADVNAAFDMASIENEKYENTNINGNLSLKNFVYNSEELKNPVKITSTAVTFNPKTVSLNELSGVTGKTDFSATGTINNLLGFMFNDENVEGNFNLKSNTFAVDDFMVEESVAESEEVAKTTTTTTAGTEQIKIPSFLDATINASAGTVLYDNLTLKDVSGTMIIKDEKATLQNMTSSIFNGKLAFNGEVSTKNETPTFAMKLGMDSFNISETFKALELFKVLAPVANAIQGKLNSDISISGMLNNDFTPNLATISGNLLAEIFGTEVDPNQTKVLSALNSKLSFLSLDKLDLKGLKTALTFDNGTVTVKPFTVNYQDIAVTVNGSHTFDQKMNYAAVLNVPSKYLGKDITSLIAKIDDKSLDNLTVPVTASIGGNYTSPTVTTDLTSGVKDLTSKLIEIEKQKLIAKGKDKATDLIGGLLSGNQAKKDSSATAVDTKTQVKDVLGGILSNKKETTTTTTTKTDSTAATKNTAVKDAAKSVLGGFLNKKKKDTTN; from the coding sequence ATGAAAAAGAAAATATTAAAAATTGTAGGTATTGTTTTATTACTATTTGTAATAATACTAATCGCAGCGCCCTTTTTTCTAAAAGGTAAAATAGCTGAAATCATAAAAAGTAAAGTAAATAATAGCATCACGGCAACCTTTGATTTTGAGGATGCAGATTTAACGCTATTTACTTCCTTTCCGAATGCTAAGCTTACCATGAATAATATTTCCTTGGTCAATAAGGCCCCTTTTGTTGGTGATACCTTATTCTCTTCAAAAGAAGTGGCTTTGAACATGTCTATTAATGAATTGTTTAAAGGAGCCGATGAGGCCATTGCAATTTCTAGTTTAACGATAGATGGTGCTTTGGTAAATATCTTAGTAAATGAAGAAGGTGTTGCCAATTATGATATTGCAGTAGAAGATGCTAGTGCTCCGGCAGCAGAGGAATCTGAAGCTTCTAGCAATTTTACTTTTTCCATGGATTCTTACGCAATTAATAATGCTAGGATAAAATATCTAGACAAAGCGACAGGAATGCGATTTGAACTTGTAGATATGAATCATTCTGGAACTGGAGATTTGTCTTTAGAGAAATCAGAATTAGATACTAAAACAAGTGGGTTGGTGTCTTTTGAAATGGATAGTACAAATTACTTGAATAAAAATCCTATAAAGTTAGATGCGCTTATTGGGGTAGATTTAGCGACAAGCACATATAGCTTCTTAAAGAATGAAGCTTTAATAAACCAACTGGCACTTGTTTTTGATGGTTTTATAAAATTGAATGATGATAGTCAAGAGATTGATATTAGCTTTAAAACACCTTCGTCTGACTTTAAAAACTTTTTAGCAGTTATTCCTGAAGCGTATTCTAAGAACATAGAAAATGTAAAAACTACTGGAAACTTTAGTATCGCAGGAAGATTTAATGGCATTGTCGATGATACTCATATTCCAAAATTTAAGATCGATATTAATTCGGATAACGCTTCATTTAAATATCCAGACTTACCTAAAGCGGTGCGTAATGTTTTTATAGATACGGAAATTACTAACGAGACTGGAATTGTTGATGATACGTATGTAGATATTAGAAAACTATCTTTCATGATTGATGAAGATAAGTTTAATATGGTGGCTAACATTAAAGACTTAATGGGAAATACCAAGGTAAAGTCTCATATAGATGGTAAAATGAATTTAGCGAATATCGCTAAGGCGTACCCGGTGCCGGTAGATTTAAAATTAGAAGGTTTATTATCAGCAGATGTAAATGCAGCTTTTGATATGGCATCTATTGAAAATGAAAAGTATGAGAATACGAATATCAACGGGAATCTTAGTTTAAAGAATTTCGTATACAATTCAGAAGAGCTTAAAAATCCTGTGAAAATCACCTCTACGGCAGTAACCTTCAACCCTAAAACGGTTTCTTTAAATGAATTAAGTGGAGTAACGGGTAAGACAGATTTTAGCGCGACAGGTACTATAAATAACCTTTTGGGTTTTATGTTCAATGATGAAAATGTAGAAGGTAATTTTAATTTAAAATCAAACACCTTTGCGGTAGATGATTTTATGGTTGAAGAATCTGTTGCGGAGTCTGAAGAAGTGGCTAAAACTACCACAACAACTACTGCGGGTACAGAGCAAATAAAAATACCATCTTTTTTAGATGCTACTATTAATGCTTCAGCAGGAACGGTATTGTATGATAATCTTACCTTAAAAGATGTATCAGGTACTATGATAATTAAAGATGAAAAGGCAACCTTGCAAAATATGACGTCTTCAATTTTTAATGGAAAATTAGCCTTCAATGGTGAGGTTTCTACTAAGAATGAAACTCCAACGTTTGCTATGAAACTAGGAATGGATAGTTTTAATATTAGCGAAACTTTTAAAGCATTAGAATTGTTTAAAGTACTTGCGCCAGTAGCGAATGCGATCCAGGGTAAACTAAATTCCGATATCTCTATATCAGGAATGTTGAACAATGACTTTACACCAAATTTAGCAACGATTTCAGGAAATCTTTTAGCGGAGATATTTGGTACTGAAGTAGATCCAAATCAAACCAAAGTATTATCGGCTTTAAATAGTAAACTTAGCTTTTTATCTCTAGATAAATTAGATTTAAAAGGGTTAAAAACGGCCTTAACTTTTGATAATGGAACGGTGACAGTAAAACCTTTCACAGTAAATTATCAGGATATTGCCGTGACGGTTAATGGAAGTCATACGTTTGATCAAAAAATGAATTATGCGGCTGTACTTAATGTGCCGTCAAAATATTTAGGAAAAGATATTACGAGTTTAATTGCTAAGATTGATGACAAATCTTTAGATAACTTAACGGTGCCTGTTACGGCTTCTATTGGAGGTAATTACACGAGCCCCACGGTAACAACAGATTTGACTTCAGGAGTTAAAGATTTAACGTCTAAGTTAATCGAGATAGAAAAACAGAAGCTCATAGCAAAAGGAAAAGATAAAGCTACAGATTTAATTGGTGGTCTGTTGTCTGGGAACCAAGCTAAGAAAGATTCCTCGGCTACAGCAGTAGATACAAAAACGCAAGTGAAAGATGTTTTAGGCGGAATTTTATCTAATAAAAAGGAAACAACTACGACTACAACAACTAAAACTGATTCTACAGCAGCAACAAAAAATACAGCGGTTAAAGATGCGGCAAAATCAGTATTAGGTGGATTTTTAAATAAAAAGAAAAAGGATACTACTAATTAA